The region AATTACACTAGGTAAATATCTTGAAGCTCGTTCTATGGGCAAAACATCGGCAGCAATTGAAAAACTGATGGGGTTGGCTCCAAAAACAGCAATGGTTGTGAGAAATGGAGAAGAAGTAGAAATCTCAGTTGAGGAAGTAGTGGCAGGTGATACTATAATCGTTAAACCTGGTGAAAAAATACCGGTTGACGGTGTTGTATTAGAAGGAAAAACATCTATTGACGAATCCATGTTAACGGGAGAAAGTATACCTGTAGAAAAGAATGCAGGCGATAATGTTATAGGTGCAAGTATCAATAAGAATGGTACTATCCGATATAAAGCAACCAAAGTAGGTAAGGATACAGCCTTATCACAAATTATTAAGTTGGTAGAAGATGCACAAGGCTCAAAAGCACCGATTGCTAAAATGGCTGATATTATTTCCGGATATTTTGTGCCGATCGTTATCGTGCTTGCTATTATTTCGGGTTCAGCCTGGTATTTCGGAGGAGAAACAGGACTCTTTGCTTTAACAATTGTTATTTCCATTTTAATTATTGCATGCCCATGTGCGCTTGGTCTAGCAACGCCGACTGCAATTATGGTTGGTACTGGTAAGGGTGCAGAAAACGGTGTATTAATTAAGAGCGGTGGAGCACTTGAAACAACGCACAAAATTCAAACGATTGTTTTTGATAAAACAGGTACAATTACCGAAGGTAAACCTAAAGTTACAGATATTATCACTGTAAACGGAATCTTAGAAACAGAATTATTACAACTAACAGCATCTGCTGAAAAAGGTTCTGAGCATCCGTTAGGTGAAGCAATTGTTAAGGGAGCAGAAGAAAAAGCACTAGACTTTATGAAAACAGAAAACTTTAATGCTATCCCTGGACATGGAATTGAAGTAACTGTAGATGGCAAAGTAATACTAGCCGGAAACAGAAAATTAATGGATGTACGTAATATTTCTTTAGATACGCTGGCAATTACATCAGATGAGCTAGCCGGTCAAGGAAAGACCCCTATGTACATTGCCATTAATAACCAAATTGCGGGTATTATTGCAGTTGCTGATACAGTCAAGGAAAATAGTCTAAAAGCAATTGAAAAACTTCAAAAAATGGGAATCGAAGTAGCGATGATTACTGGAGACAATAAAGGTACAGCTGAGGCTATTGCCAAGCAAGTTGGAATTGATCGTGTGTTCAGTGAAGTATTACCAGAAGATAAAGCAAATGAAGTGAAAAAACTCCAAGCAGAAGGTAAGAAAGTGGCTATGGTTGGAGATGGTATTAATGATGCACCAGCCCTTGCACAAGCAGATATAGGAATAGCTATTGGTTCAGGTACGGATGTTGCCATGGAATCTGCAGACATTATATTAATGAGAAGTGATTTAATGGATGTTCCAACAGCCGTCGAATTAAGTAAGTCTACTATTCGAAATATCAAACAAAACTTATTCTGGGCATTTGGATATAACATATTGGGTATTCCGTTTGCCATGGGTATTTTCTATCTCTTTGGTGGACCATTGTTAAACCCAATGGTTGCTGGAGCTGCAATGGCCTTAAGCTCTGTTTCAGTATTATCAAATGCTTTGCGTTTAAAACGATTTAAACCGTCTGCTGTTTAATAGGAAGGAGAGATTAAAGTGGAAGATAAATTTGAACTTGAATTATATACTAGGCCCACATGTTCAGACTGCCAGGATGCGAAGAAGTATCTAAAATCTAATAGAATCCACTATGCTGATAAAGATGTAAGCAAAAATCTCAGCTTAGAGGAAGATTTAAAGGAGATATCTGGGAATCGAATCGTTCCAATGTTTGCTTTTTATAAAAAAGGGTTAGTCGGCAAAAGAAAGCTAGTCAAATATTTTATTGGTTTTGAGAATAATAAAAATGAAATAGTGAGTATATTAAAAAAAAATCAGTAAATCTTTTCAGTATAATTTTTAATTATCCTACCCCCAGAATGAAATTGAATTTACTTTAAGGAGGTGGTGTAAAAAGGGTTAGTAAAATGATACTACCCAGGTGCTATATCAAATAAGAGATAGCATTTTTAAAACAAAACTATATACCTTACGGGGGTAAGGTAAGTAATGTTCATCAGTTAAAATTAATAAAAAATAAAGGAGGAATTTATATGCAACAAGTAACATTAAATGTACAAGGAATGACATGTGGATCTTGCGCCAATAAAGTTGAAGGACGTGTAGGTAAACTCACTGGAGTTGAATCTGTAAAAATCCACCTTTCTGAAGGAGCAGTGGATGTGAAATTCAATGAGAGTATAGTTGAATTAGAAGAAATCAAAGCTGCCATTAAAGATACAGGTTACGAAGTTACGGCGTAATCTACCGAAAAATATGTAGAAAAATCATCTCGAAAGTCGAAACATTATTCTCATGAAAAAGAAATGCATTTTATTCTGATCTCTAACGATTTGGAAGAGTATTATCATCTCCATCCTGAAAAAGAAGAGGAAGGAAGATTTCGAGTTAATCAAGCCTTAGAAGATGGAACATATCAAGCATTTGTTGATATTGTGCCGGAAAACAAAGCTTATACACCTGCTCCAAACCTATTACAGGTTGGAACAGAAGAAACAGCCAAAGCACATTTACATGCGGATAATGAATGGACAAAAGAAGTAGAGGGAAAAACAGTGACCTTAGAAGAAGTGGAAGCAATAGCTGGAGAAGAGGTACCTTTGAATTTTGATATGCATGGGGAACAGCCAGAAACACACCTTGGTGCTTTAGGTCATGTAGTAATTGTGGATGAAGGAGCAGAAGAATATATTCATGTTCATCCGGCTTCAGAGGACTCCACCACATTCAATGCTCATTTCACCGAACCAGGCATGTATAAAGTATGGGCAGAATTTAAATTTGATGGGGAAATTCACGTATATCCATTTGTATTAGAAGTAAAAGAGTAAATCATTTTTATATAGACCGAATGGAAGGGGAGAGATAAATGGCTAAGTATCAACTGGAAATCTATACAAGACCAACTTGTTCTGATTGCCAAGACTTGAAAAAATTCTTGGAAAAACATCGGATACCACATAAACAATATGATTTAACTAAGCAGCCGGAAAAAGAAAAAGAGTTGAAAAATCGAACAGGGGCTAGAGTGGTTCCCGGAATTGTCTTTTCTCAATCCTCCATTTTAGGTCTAAGAAAAACAAGAAAAAGTATGACAGGATTTGAAATGAATAAAGAGGAGATCAAACGGCTCTTAGAAGTTGGATAATGAGTGGTTTATCATATGACACCTAGTTTAAGGAGGTGATATAAATGGCTAAACCAACGTGCTCTTGCTGCTCACCAAAAGAATCAGCAAAGGCTGAGAATGCAAAAACAGATCAGCCAAAAGATTCATCGAAGAAATAACGTAAAAGGCAATCCTAGTATGGTAAGTTTCTCTTTCTGATATTAAATCGTCTGCTGAAACGATTGAAAGGAAAATTCAGGTTGATAGCCTAACATTCAGTGAAGGCACAGTTTATCTATCCTTCACTGAATGTCCTTTTAAAATATATAAATTTTTAAATGAAGAGGTGGATTATGTATAAAACAGTCATTTTAGGAACAGGTCCTGCCGGTTTAACATCTGCCATTTATTTAGCCAGAGCAAATATGGAACCATTAATCTTAGAAGGTCCAGAACCAGGTGGACAGTTAACATTAACAACAGCGGTCGAAAATTATCCGGGTTTTTCTGATCCAGTGATGGGACCAGAATTGATAGAGACTATGCGAGCACAAGCTAAACGATTTGGAGCACAATTTAAAACAGCCTTAGTAAAAAATGTAGATTTTTCAAGTCGTCCCTTTCGGTTGGAAGTAGATGGTCTCGGGGAAATTCAAGCGGAATCTGTTATCGTTTCTACGGGTGCTCGGGCGAAAATGTTGGAGATTCTTGGAGAGGCGGAAAACTTTGGTCGCGGTGTAAGTACATGTGCAACATGCGATGGTTTCTTCTTCCGTGACAAAAAAGTGGTGGTTGTTGGCGGTGGGGATTCTGCCATGGAAGAAGCTTTATTTTTAACAAAGTTTGCGAAAGAAGTCCATGTGATTCATCGCAGAGATCAATTGCGAGCCTCCAAGATTATGCAGGATCGTGCAATGAATAATGAGAAAATATCTTGGATTTTTAATAGTACTCCAGTAGAAATTCTTTCTCAAGATAGTCAGGTCACGGGGGTTCGCCTTAAGAATAAAGAAACCCAGGAAGAACAACTTATTGAAACAGATGGTGTCTTTCTGGCTATCGGCCATATTCCCAATACTCATTTTCTAAAAGGGGCCATTGATATCTATCCAAATGGTTATATAAAAGTGGAACCTGGTACGACAAAAACCAATATACCTGGTGTGTTTGCAGCAGGTGATGTGCAAGATCAGAGATACAGGCAGGCTATCACAGCAGCTGGAACAGGCTGCATGGCTGCTATGGATGTAGAGACATTTATAGAGACAAACCCTTTAACGTAAATCTTTTACAAAAGGAGATGGAAAGGAGGTATTTGTAGTGGTTAAGGAATTGAGAGCCAATGAGTTTAACACATTGGTAAAAGCAGAAGACAAACCTGTTGTATTGAAATTTACCGCAGACTGGTGCCCGGGTTGTAAGCAACTAGCTCCTATTTTTGAATCGGTTGCAGAAGAGTTGGAAGAGATTGCATTCTATCATGTTGATGTGGATAAAGAGCTAGAGTTTGCCCAGCAGTATCAAGTAATGAGTATTCCAACTTTAATTCTTTTCAAAAAAGGAGAAGAAGTAGATAGAGTAACTGCACCAGAAGCATGTGAAGAAGTCGTTCGAGATTTTTCATTACAATAATAGAGGTTAAAGTTAAGATACAATCGTTCATGGTGAAGGAGATATCTCTATGCTAAAGGAATCTTCGTTTGTCAAAATAAGCTAGACAATTTGCCTACATCCATGTAACTCATAAATACTTCCAACGGGGTTTGGTAACCCAGTGACTTTCTCGGGATATGATTCCGCCTGGCAGCAGCTGAAGCAACGAACCGCTGGTCCACTTCATTGAAATCCAATTGTTTGGGCAGTCCATCCTTTCGAAGCATTCCATTGGAATGTTCATTCAGACCGCGTTGGGACGGCGTGCCCGGATCCGCGAAGTAAATGGAGACATCATTGTGATTGCTCATTGTCTGCCAGTTTGAAAATTCCTTGCCACAGTCGAATGTGATGGACTTGAACAGATTTCTGGGGGTTCTGTTGCAAAGTAAAAAAATATAGCTAACCACTAATTTATCATGTCAGTGTTCGCTTAACTTGCTAACATGATGCTAATTTCGTGGCATGGCGAAAATCCGTAGATCTGAAGAGACCTGCGGTTCTTTTTATATAGAGCGTAAATACATTCAATACCTTTTAAAGTATTCTTTGCTGTATTGATACTTTGATACCTTGTCTTTCTTACTTTAATATGACGGTGATCTTGCTCAATGAGGTTATTCAGATATTTCGATGTACAATGACAGTCAGGTTTAAGTTTAAAAGCTTTAATTACTTTAGCCATTGCGACCTTCGTTGAAGGTGCCTGATCTGTAATTACCTTTTGAGGTTTACCAAATTGTTTAATGAGACGTTTGATAAACGCATATGCTGAATGATTATCTCGTTGCTTACGCAACCAAATATCTAATGTATGTCCCTCTGCATCAATGGCACGATATAAATAGCTCCATTTTCCTTTTATTTTGATGTACGTCTCATCAATACGCCATTTGTAATAAGCTTTTTTATGCTTTTTCTTCCAAATTTGATACAAAATTGGGGCATATTATTGAACCCAACGGTAGACCGTTGAATGATGAACGTTTACACCACGTTCCCTTAATATTTCAGATATATCACGATAACTCAATGCATATCTTAGATAGTAGCCAACGGCTACAGTGATAACATCCTTGTTAAATTGTTTATATCTGAAATAGTTCATACAGAAGACTCCTTTTTGTTAAAATTATACTATAAATTCAACTTTGCAACAGAACCAGAAAAAGCTAATTCAATTATTGCAATGTGGAATTGGGAACGACGAAACTATTTTATAAAAGATTAATGCAACAAACGGGCCAGATTGTTTAATAGTGACCTTCGATGGCAAAAAAGAGAGAGGTGGAAAAAAGTGTTGGTTATCAATGCTCTTTTAAGAGGTGGAATACCCTTTATTATTATGGGTGGAATCGCTTTACTACTTAATTATCAAGAAAAATATTCAGATGCTAAAAGCACATTTTTTGCAAGTTTAATCGTTTTTTTTGTTGGTGCAGCAACCGTAATTTATAATATAGACCATTGGAGTTTAACTAAGCAAAGTGTTGTTCATTTTTTAATCATGCTAATAACTGTTTATCCTATATTGCTATTAAGTGGATGGTTTACAATAGCTTCTGTATTTGATGCGTTAAAAGTATTTCTTGTTTTTGTTTTGGTTGGTGTGATTTTATGGATTGTCATGTTTATATTAGCAAAGGTTTTTTCATGGTGATAAATAGGTGTTCCATTAACGGGCGCGATTGCTGCATAAAAGATACGAGAGATTTCTCTTGTATCTTTTTTATTTTGAGTGTTTTTGTCCGTTACACTAGAAAACCGAAAGACAACAAAATGACAAAAATAAATTGTTTTTGTTTTTTTAGCCTCTGCGAGAACTAAAAAGCGATTAAACGGCACGTTTACCCAGTTTTTTAATGCAATTTAAAAAATTGCATATAACTGGGCAGTGTTTCAAAAACGAAAAATAACACTGGTGTGATTAAAAAATAAAATTTGAGTTTTAAGGGTGTCTTTAGGCTTAAATTTTATTTTGAGTTATAAAATATCATTTAAATTAAAAGATGAGCTAATAAGGGGAAAATTTTAAGTCTGAGAGCAAAATAAATTTTCTCAGAATAAATGCGTCATTTAAAGCTAGTTAATCATCTATACTTAATTTAAAAATTTCTTCTTTCTTATCAGTTAATTCTTTAAATATAATTTTCGGCTTTTTTTCAGAAACCAATATGTCAAAAGCCTCATTATAGATAGCTTTTGCTTCTTTAGATTTAGATTTAGAAACTCTACTATAAATATTTCCTATCTCTTCAAGTAAACTAGCGCTTTTTTTATAGTAAACTAAGTCTTCTTTATTCGTTTCAAGGTCAACAAAACCATTTCTAATTCCATATTTTAAAGCGTAATAAAGTAAAATAGCCGAAAATATTATATATATAAATATCAAATTAATACCTCCCTTTTTTAATAAACTGTATCACAATAGTTATTGTTTTTCAGGTCTATTTTCATCGTTATAATCTAGTTAATTCCCGTAAGGGCGCATCTATGCGTCGTAACGACGCGATGCAAAAATTTTTGATAAATTTTTTTATTCTACCTGCGTAGAATTTTAAAAAATTATCATGAAAAAAATAGCAGTTTTAAAAAATTTATTTTTATTTTTTGATTAAAAAATGGTTTTAATTTTTAATCAAAAATAAAAATCTAACAAGCGAAAGCGCGTTAGTTTTAGACGAAAAAAATCGCCTTTTTCTTTCAATGCCGAGAAAATTTATTGTGCGTTGAGAAGAACCCTTAACTAAACTTGGAGACGAATGTCGGCATAGCGTGAGCTATTAAGCCGACCATTCGACAAGTTTTGGGATTGTTAAGGGTTCCGAGGCTCAACGTCAATAAAGCAATTGGAATAAAGCAACTAATTTTGGTAATTTGATAAAAAAAGGAGGGGGATATTGAGTAAGTTTTTAAAATATTTAATTTCAGCTATTCTTTTCACAATTGGCACATTTATTTTAATTGGGTAATCGGAAAATAGTGTGGAAATTTTTATCTGAACCCCTCTTTTTACTAATCCCCCCGTTAACTTAACAAGGATTTACTTTTTAACGAATAAAAGCTAAGTCATCATTGGCAAGGGCGTCATTTAA is a window of Abyssicoccus albus DNA encoding:
- a CDS encoding copper ion binding protein → MQQVTLNVQGMTCGSCANKVEGRVGKLTGVESVKIHLSEGAVDVKFNESIVELEEIKAAIKDTGYEVTA
- a CDS encoding thioredoxin family protein, with amino-acid sequence MVKELRANEFNTLVKAEDKPVVLKFTADWCPGCKQLAPIFESVAEELEEIAFYHVDVDKELEFAQQYQVMSIPTLILFKKGEEVDRVTAPEACEEVVRDFSLQ
- a CDS encoding heavy metal translocating P-type ATPase; protein product: MATKTFNIEGMTCASCVQTVEKATKKLPGVQESNVNLATEKLNISFDENAVSAQDIQNAVNKAGYKALTDVEQKSFAITGMTCASCVQTVEKATRKMDGVIESNVNLATEKLTIQYDPTVVSVSDITQAVSNAGYEAHEDLETPDSVNEEKDKKQQKIKSIWTRFLGSAIFTIPLFYIAMGHMIGLPLPEIIDPMVNPEWFSLIQLILTIPVMIYGLNFFTVGYKTLFRGHPNMDSLVALGTNAAFVYSLGATIAIWLGHTSYAGNLYYESTAVILTLITLGKYLEARSMGKTSAAIEKLMGLAPKTAMVVRNGEEVEISVEEVVAGDTIIVKPGEKIPVDGVVLEGKTSIDESMLTGESIPVEKNAGDNVIGASINKNGTIRYKATKVGKDTALSQIIKLVEDAQGSKAPIAKMADIISGYFVPIVIVLAIISGSAWYFGGETGLFALTIVISILIIACPCALGLATPTAIMVGTGKGAENGVLIKSGGALETTHKIQTIVFDKTGTITEGKPKVTDIITVNGILETELLQLTASAEKGSEHPLGEAIVKGAEEKALDFMKTENFNAIPGHGIEVTVDGKVILAGNRKLMDVRNISLDTLAITSDELAGQGKTPMYIAINNQIAGIIAVADTVKENSLKAIEKLQKMGIEVAMITGDNKGTAEAIAKQVGIDRVFSEVLPEDKANEVKKLQAEGKKVAMVGDGINDAPALAQADIGIAIGSGTDVAMESADIILMRSDLMDVPTAVELSKSTIRNIKQNLFWAFGYNILGIPFAMGIFYLFGGPLLNPMVAGAAMALSSVSVLSNALRLKRFKPSAV
- a CDS encoding glutaredoxin family protein — its product is MAKYQLEIYTRPTCSDCQDLKKFLEKHRIPHKQYDLTKQPEKEKELKNRTGARVVPGIVFSQSSILGLRKTRKSMTGFEMNKEEIKRLLEVG
- a CDS encoding glutaredoxin family protein, giving the protein MEDKFELELYTRPTCSDCQDAKKYLKSNRIHYADKDVSKNLSLEEDLKEISGNRIVPMFAFYKKGLVGKRKLVKYFIGFENNKNEIVSILKKNQ
- a CDS encoding DUF3021 family protein, which gives rise to MVINALLRGGIPFIIMGGIALLLNYQEKYSDAKSTFFASLIVFFVGAATVIYNIDHWSLTKQSVVHFLIMLITVYPILLLSGWFTIASVFDALKVFLVFVLVGVILWIVMFILAKVFSW
- the trxB gene encoding thioredoxin-disulfide reductase; its protein translation is MYKTVILGTGPAGLTSAIYLARANMEPLILEGPEPGGQLTLTTAVENYPGFSDPVMGPELIETMRAQAKRFGAQFKTALVKNVDFSSRPFRLEVDGLGEIQAESVIVSTGARAKMLEILGEAENFGRGVSTCATCDGFFFRDKKVVVVGGGDSAMEEALFLTKFAKEVHVIHRRDQLRASKIMQDRAMNNEKISWIFNSTPVEILSQDSQVTGVRLKNKETQEEQLIETDGVFLAIGHIPNTHFLKGAIDIYPNGYIKVEPGTTKTNIPGVFAAGDVQDQRYRQAITAAGTGCMAAMDVETFIETNPLT